The following is a genomic window from Doryrhamphus excisus isolate RoL2022-K1 chromosome 3, RoL_Dexc_1.0, whole genome shotgun sequence.
atttggaacacatcttgggaaagccataaattgactaaaaattgacagaaatagctgaaactctggtgaatggtcttccataaactgaataatgtgtggttgtaatttgaaataaatagctttttaatcaaagtcacaattgaaattttcatgggtacgcatctttttgggtcaccccgtacataagagtgacaatgtgtgtgtgcatgcacggTACCAATCTTGTGGTAAAGTTCAGGCAAGTGTAGTTCTACTTTTTCTCGTTGGAAGTAGTGATACTCGGCCTGCTCACACACCGGAGGAACCAGATTAAACTGGCGAGCAATGGAGTATGCTTCCtgtcacgcacacacaaaaaatgaagtGAGGCTCCATTGAGGTTGCATTGAGGTCCTCATGAAGGTTACCATGATTTCCACAGCATTCCAGCGTGAGGTCCCCCAGTACATAGCCATGCCCTGATCGATCACAAAGGTCATCGCTCGCACAAtctctgtacacacacacacacacacacacacatacacacacatgtgtgtatatttgcaTTGTAATATCAGCACGGTATCTTTTGAAGCTACGTGTGCTCTGACCCTCCATGGGTGCGTTGATGTCGCTCCTGTTGGCAAAGACGATGTCAACATATTCCAGTTGGAGCCTGGCGAGAGAACCACGCagcccttacacacacacacacacacacaaacacagcatttATCAGTTTTGTGTTACTTTGACTAAAAATAGAAGCAGGGCGTCGTTTGTGTCGATCACAATAAGAAGTTGTCGACATCAAAACAGTTTGTCTTTCCCAAATAAGGGcgcaaaagacaggaagtgacaggaagTTCAGCTGCCGTGTGAAGTTTGCACACACTGGCGACAGACGTACTGTTGTGTTCAAATCTAGCATCTCTCAAAATGAGCTCGGTATCAGCGTTGGCGTGTTAGCGAACTGAGCACGCTCACCTTCAATGATGTGTTTCCGTGACAACCCTCGCTCCGTCTCGGCGCTGCCAATGCACAAAGTGATTTGGAATGTTAACGAGAGTGATGCATCATGTGACTCACTGTCCTCCCCAGTAGATCTTTGTGGTCACCACATAGCTGGACCTCctgacgacaacaacaacaacaaggtcAAATGTTGCTAAATCTTAAAACCTAAATCTTAAACCTTACCTCCATCCTTTTTTCTTCAGGATGTTTCCCAAAGTTGTCTCGGCTCTGGAAGATATGATGACATTGTATCATGTGACAGCATCACATGATTACATACACACACGATTTTCTCCTGTACCTGCCAGAGGCGTATACTTCAGCCGTGTCGAATAAGTTGATGCCGTTGTCGTATGCCAACGTCATCACACTTTCCGCCATCtgaaaacacgcacacacacacacacacacacacacacacatagagtcAAGGCACATTGTCGTTTGTGCTATTGtccctgaaacacacacacacacacacctcatctGAGATCTGAGAACCAAACGTCACCCACGTTCCTgtggaaaccaaaaaaaaaaaatcacatgtgtgtgtgtgtgtgtgttagtgtgtatgAGATGCAGTGATCACCTAATCCTAAGCAGGACACTCTGAGTCCAGATTTTCCAAGGTTCCTGAAAGAAATCAAATTAAATGATGTCAAGAAGATGATGTGAAGATGTGCCCACTCAGCAACCTATCAGTCTCACCTGTACTTTACATGGATGTGGCCTAACGGAGTGTGTCCACCTGTGTTTCCGCCCCGAGCTTTGTGTATGTGGTGCAACGCGTACTCACCGCCCACCGCGCACGGGTACTCAGCACCCACACTACAGCCCATAAACGCCATAAAGTTGCGTGActtattgtcatgtttttttttgtaatcagcGAGGGTGTTTGATCGTGATCATCACCTCACCTGTATGCCATGCCGCTCTCCTCCATGGTGACATCACACTCCTTCAGGTAGATCTCCAGCCTCCGTTGCTCCATCACCCTCCTGGCCGCCTCCAAGATGTGAGACGCCAGCACAGATTCTCCCTTCTCTTTGGTCTCCTTCTTGCTGTCGGCTTTGTCTGCTTTCCCACAATGCCCTCTGGTCACTTTGGGCTTCTTGGTGAAGCCGTACAGCTCTTCCACTGAGAACCGGGCACCTTTGCCGCCAGTGCACGAGCCCACTGCAGGTCCTGCCACTGATGTCCGGCCTACAAACATGGCTGCTGATGAAGGTAGCCATAGCAGAGACATAAAGTGAATTCAAATGACGACAGAAATGATAATaaagaagcaaagcaaatgtatttttctttttgacagatttatggcttttttttatctttctCCTGACGTGACCTTTCTTATCAGCCCTTGCAGGACGCAGACCAAACTGTCCTACCTGGTTGGTGGTTGGTGTCCTGCCGTCTTCTTCACCTGTCTGCTAGTGTGTTCTTGTCCACCTTCATCCCCCCCACTTTTAAATGAATCCACTTCTTCTAATCCGACCAATCAGAGCTGCCATATCATGATTAAAAGTGAAAACACCAAAATACTCCAGCCTGTGTGCAGATGTCACACATGGCTGCTTGCCCACTTCCTCATTTGATCGCACGCTAATCTCCCCTCCCCACACAGATCATATTGGTTACACCGAACAGCTGTAACCTTTGGCCCCTGTGCAGTTGATCCACACTGACAATCCATAATGACCTTGAGATGTCATGCGACCATGGTGGTCACATGTGTCCATCATAGTTTATCCCTTTCTTGACTGGAGATGAAATACCGCCTTGTCTGTGTAGCCCGGCCTGAAAGTCttcatttccacttttttgggggggggggcatgggtcAGCTACATGAGGAACAGTGTCGATTTTGTTCAGTATGTTATTCATCCGATATCCCAAGTAAAATATAACACATTACTGCTTCCAACTGTCTTTACCTGACATTTTTCAAGATCCTCTAatgattttgtgttttggccTTTAATTTGTTGACCATGActataatcagaataaaacacagGATAAATATTTCAGGCAGAattgtaaacattttaacaacacatgtatacaaaaatataagtcAACAGTATCAACACTATAGCAAAActcttcatttttattacataGCTTTGTTAATGGTACAGAATACGTAaagaaattaattcataattgacACATTTTGGTTTTGCACTATGTGGGCCCCAAATGGCTCCCGCGCCGCACTTTGGTAACTGCTTGGCTAAACCAATGATAAACGAGAGCgggggttttatttttatttttttataacatgTTGTTGCTAGATCAAACTTTtgtattatatatcattatcaCGGAAGTGTTGAAGTAGTAGAATTGTCTATTAGTGCCATTCTCGTATTTGACGTATTTGAAACCTCGtcctttttgttttaattatgatCAGGCATGTGGACGGGCACCCCTGTACTGGGGTCCTACCGGAATAGGAACTGAAGGTAAATATGGATGCCGATTCACAATATTTGACgctattttcatttaaaagacTACTTTTTAATCTTCCATATCAGCTCTTGACATTTTAGCTGTGCTTTTAAAAGAATTTGAACCAGGCTGCGTTTCAAAGAGTGACCATTTGAATTCATGGCGTTCGAAGATTAGCATGATTTTCttaagcaaattagcttcaaCACAGAACATGTAATTGTTGTATTATTCATtagatgtgtgtttatgtgtccgTTTCAGATGACAGTCCATAATTTATACATATTTGACCGGAATGGAAAGTGTTTGTTTTACAACGAGTGGAACCGTAGAAAGCAAGCTGGCATCTCCAAGGAAGAGGTTCAAATTTTGTCTCTGCTTGTCCGCAAAAGATTAAAACAGTTTGGTGTGTATTTTGTTCAACAAATCTGTTTGTCTGCAGGAGTTTAAGCTGATGTATGGCATGCTGTTCTCTATTCGCTCCTTCGTCACAAAGATGTCTCCAATGGACTCGTATCCTTCGGACAACATTACCTGTCCTTACCCATCATGGCTTGTCTGCTCAACCGTGTGGTCCTTAGCATCATGTCTTTCTTCAGGAAGGAGGGATTCCTGTCTTTTCAGACAAGCAGGTATCGTCTTCACTACTTTGAGACTCCCAGTGGGCTCAAGTTCGTCATGAACACAGACCTGGCAGTGAATAACGCCAGAGATGCGCTGCAACACATCTACAGTAACGTAAGtgacacacaacacaaaacacagctaCACTACTGTAAGtgacacacaacacaaaacacagctaCACTATGTAAGtgacacacattttaaaatgacacaGCTACATGAAATGTACTGGCCTGTATTAGCTCcaatttacactttttaaaacaaacaaacaaaaaaatatacatacatacacacatacatacaaatgcaGTCCCAGAGAAGTGGCCAACAATTTGTAGTCATTGTGTGGTTATACATTCAACAATAGCTAACATTAGTAACCAAACTAACGGGATTAGCACATTTAAAACTTGGCTGCCCATGCAGTACCTAACCAAGGTAGACAGCACCTTTAACataagtgacacacacacacacttagtacAGTGCGTTACCATGCACTAAATTAGTCCGATTACTGAAATAATGCGGTTTCTCCGGGTTTCACTGCTCAGCCTGTTTATATGCAGTATCTCCACTGTGCCTTCCACAACGCTAGATGGCGCTCATGCTCCTTTCAGCACGGATACAAGTTTGGCTTCTCCAGTTGACCTGTTACatcacatataaacaaaacacCTCAGACAACATTGACGTATTAAAAGCGACATGAGGCTCGTTATTTGTTAAGATTCTTGCAAGTTCCCAagtttcttgttgttttgggcTCGTTTTTAAACAGCAGAGACCTGGCAACATTTTCAGCAGAAAATGTAGAGAAGGAATTCTACAAACTACATTGTGCTTTTAATTATGTCTCAGATGAAGTGATAACTCAAAACAGTTACATGCCTCCTTTTCCCGAGCATCTACTGTATACATGGATGGCTAGCGATTTGCACGGAAACAATACAAGACGTTTGTAGTACGACTGTTTGCCTACCTCCATTCATATGTACAGTACTAATCATGTCTTGAATAGCCACTAATGGTACACACAGTTGTCTGTTTTTCTCCACATTCATAAGCTACCTGGCAGCAATTTAGATTGTAGCTAAAGTTACATCCACTGACCATGGACAGATATTGGCGAGACCAGCACCGAGTAACAGCCACTGAACATTGACACATATTAGCTTGAACCGCTACCAGCAATGTGCATACAGCGGACATTTAACAATTTCTACACAATCTTGACCACTATTAATTCTGCATTACCTCACACCTGCTCTGCTCCGGAAGCCCCGACATGCAAGATAGAAAGCTACTGTACTTTCCAGTCACACAATCCAGCTGTGTTAATCTGATTTAAAAAGCCAAACGCTATGAATTAAGGTGTTCATTTGCTTGCATATGTATACATGTTTAAAAGCTAGTTTCACACCAATTCATGAAACGATTAGTTTTTTAGTGCATATAAACGTACTGAATGATTTAAGTGACACTCAATGTAAAGTGACACAATGTAAAATGACACACCTACTGTAACCAGTGTTAAAGAGCTACCTATTCATTCTCTCCACATTAatgatgtgtgcgtgtgtttcagTTGTATGTGGAGAACATCGTCAAGAACCCGACATGCGTGTTGGGTGACTCTTTGGACAGTGATCTCTTCAGCACACGACTGGATGCTTTTATCAGGGCTCTACCATATTACAGTCCCCGCGCCATTTAACACAATTCTTATATTTGTTACATGAAGCATAGAGTTAACATAAGGTTGGATGTTTGTCTCATTAAACTGGTTCCGCAGTCACATGATGTTTGGGTCCTTTTATGAAGGGAATTTCAGACATGGCTTGAGTACTGCCACATTACAGTCAACATTCGTTGTTTATATTTGTAGTAAAGCCACAGATGTGGACTCGAGTCACAGTTGTGATTACTTTTGGTTGACTTGACAGTATCATCAAAGACGGCGTTTGTGACTTGTAAGGTGGCAAAAATTGAAGCCTTTGACTTCGGACTGTCTTGTGTTGACTTGAGACGTGATGagacttataataataaatatagacgTCAGGCTTGCTCCCACCTCTGGTAAAATCTGATCATGTCATGTAtctattttaaatgttttattttacacaGTAACATTTCCAACTGTATGCTATCAATAAATCTTGTCAATAAGATTAATGAAACTCCAACGCAAGTGTATTTTTGTCAGGCGCCGCTCGGGCAGTCTCCTTGTGTCTGATTGGTTGCTGTGTGGCAAGGACCACCCACCATCTGTTTTGTGATTTGTCGGTGGACGTCGTTGGGGCCTAGTACCTTCAGACTGCTCGTTCGGGACAGGGAGCCAACAGCTAGTATGGCTAATGTTAGCGCTGTCGTCTGGTCGAGATACATCTCCGGCGTGCAGACATTGACACGCCTGGGTATTTCTAGACGGGTGTACGCTGGAATTTTCAACGTTTTTCTGGCTTCGCAAATGTGTTAGCAAAGTGCTAGCGACGGCTAATGAGAAGCTAACTGTGTGCTGGGCCCAGTCTACCATTGGTCGAGACAGTTCTAGGGGCGTGGTTATGGGTTGTCCCAAGAAGGCAGTCAACGCtttcttttaaagttttttttacatttccttcCAATACGTGCGTGTGGATCGCTCACAACAAGTAAGTATGTTTCAACTAAATACACGGTGTTAGAGTACATTGGAGTGGTCGTTAACACATCTGAGTGGACAAAAAGCACTCGTATGGTAGCACAATTGACGAGAGAAAATGGTAGAACCAAGCAATAATTATGCCATTATTCATAGCATGCTTCATACACAAGGCACATGTAAAACCATGGTGTGAAGATTAATTCCCAAGTAAATCACCGTTGTACAGATTGTCTACACAAATGTTTGTTGACACGATCAATTCACACTGCAATATTCAGTTCAATATGTCGTCCGAGACCCGTGTTGTCAAACTATCTTTCATTTTCTGTGACCGAACAGGTGAAAATGATGTCAATGGAGGATTCAGAAAAAGTCTCCATCAAACAACGTCCCCTGCCCCCTAAAACAGGCAACGGTAAAGGTTCCCTGACGGAATCAGCTCAGCGTCTCAAGAGGAAACGCTATTCTGTGGATGTTGCCTTCAAGCGACCAGCCAAGCGTCGTCATCGCGCTAATAGTGACGGACAAATGGAGTCCGTACTAcccacacacttcctgttgggTGGGAACATCTTTGACCCACTGAACCTTAACTCGTTGTTAGATGAAGACATCAACAGGTGAGAACAAAACCAAGCACTCATTTCCTGTACTACTGTTCTTGATGGAGTGCCTCTGCGGTAGCATCCCAATATCATTTGACTTTGTTGTTTGTCATTAGGGCAACCAATCAGGAGACTCAGAAGTGTTCGCCCCTGCCGTCCAGGAGTAAAGGCCCCATAGAAATCCTGGTTCCTCGTGACATCACTGACCCTTTGAACCTGAAGGGAGGCGGCGAGGGTGTATTACTGTCTCCCCTAAAGTCCAGGAGGAGACACAGGAACCGACATGGTGGGGATAAGGACGCGGCGCCAGAACTATTTCCCTCCGCAGATGGACTGACAGGTGAGACACCCTCTGGATCCTACCCACGTGTGCACATTAAATCGTACATACATACTTCCATTATTATTGGAATTTAGGTTCCAGTAAGACACAAATGTAATAGTAACTGTAACAAGTTTCACTATGCTTGTATTGCTTCTGACTTGAAAACAACATTGCCAAAAGAACAGATGACAAAtcataatctgtataatctacaatagccatattatagtcatttatatccctgtacatatcctcactgtattatagtcatagcctgtatagttttatttacatagatctgtccatactaatgtacttataaaaattgcacttctggttggatgctaactgcattttgttgccctgtacaagtgacatgagcaataacaataaagttgaatctaatctaatctaatctaataataataatcacattcTCCCCTAAACTTCTGTACTTTTTCACTAACTCAAACATTTTACTCTTTGATACAATTTCTACACAAGGCCTACTTCCAACATAAGCCAAATAATAAGCCAAAAAATGCAACACAACACTGTGACATCTTGACCAATTTGGTGCTGctgtaattattaattttacagTACACAGCAAGTAAAGTCACAGAAAGGAGagcaacattttatttgtagtgCCTTACGTTACGTTAACACTATGACTACAGCGGTACACCGTCTTCCTGTTATCTCTGAgtcatttcttgaattcaatggCGTTTCtgaccttctttatcaaaatgccggcacttgcaactttctttggatCCATCATGGGTCACAGTATTGAAGAAACACTGTTGAATTCGAGAAATAACTCGTGCCATaacaggtggtggtggtggttgatctcgctgtcacattgtgtctttggggacAGTCAGGTCGAGAatcacgtcttcagtgaaggtaaaaggaacattatatattaagttatcattttaattcatcatttatatgcatttgaaattattttctgcatgtcaaactgtaataataaaactaataataactaTTTCTTGTGGGAAAACTGGATTCGGTTAGCgtccgtttcagttagagtcagaccttctggaaagaatgaatgacattGGCAATGGTTCCACTGTTTCTGACTGATACGCATGTTTTGTTATGACAGTTGCTTTGTTGGCCAGAGAGGGCAGTGTTCCTGTTTCTCCACTTCCTTGCGAACTCAACACTGCTATCACATGTCGAGAGGACATTGCCCCGCCCCCTATCCTTTCCAGAAGGCACTCGCACCCTCCGCCAGGTGGTGCCCGCAAATCAAATGGCCACCGCCAGAAGAGTCGAAGACACACCACGTCGACAAGGTCGTCAGATCTCGCCACGGATTCAGTCCACATGACAACCCAGTTCCAGACACCGCTGGCAGGAGGGGTGGGAACGGCCGCTCGGTGGGTGTTACAGTGTAAACACTGGAATGTGATTGACTTGTCAGGTAACTTGACCTTTGCGCTGCAGGTGTACATGCAAGGCAGTTGCCGCTCAGCCACCAGAAAAGAAGGACAAACACCGCTACCAGTATGGCAACCATTGCCGCTACTACGGCTACCACGGTTTCTATGGCGTCGGATGGGAGGGGCGTATCGGGCCCCAGGAGGACTTACGGCTACGCTTGCTGGAAGCTGATTGGTTCAGAGACAAAAAGGTGCTGGACGTGGGCTGTGGTGCCGGTCACCTCACACTCGGTGTTGCCCGTAGTTTTAACCCGGCCCATATCCTGGGGGTGGAGCTCGATGGAAGATTGGTGCATGCTGCAAAGCAGAACATCAggcacttcctgtcacatgacctggtgGAGGAGGAAACAAAGAGGAGAGGCTCCACTGTCTCTTTGTTTTCTCCCAGGACAGAAGGAGTCAGAAAGGAACTGAAGAAGGACCAGAAGCAGGAGGGAGAGGAGGATGAAGCTTTCCGTCTCCTCTCCTTCCCGCTGTCGTTGAGGGTTAGTCGTGGTCCTCTGGCCGCTCCTCCTCTGCTCCTGGCTGCTTCTACAGCCTCCTGCAGGTTTCCCAACAAcatctcattcatccaggtgaGTGTCATGCT
Proteins encoded in this region:
- the LOC131125054 gene encoding 7SK snRNA methylphosphate capping enzyme-like — translated: MMSMEDSEKVSIKQRPLPPKTGNGKGSLTESAQRLKRKRYSVDVAFKRPAKRRHRANSDGQMESVLPTHFLLGGNIFDPLNLNSLLDEDINRATNQETQKCSPLPSRSKGPIEILVPRDITDPLNLKGGGEGVLLSPLKSRRRHRNRHGGDKDAAPELFPSADGLTVALLAREGSVPVSPLPCELNTAITCREDIAPPPILSRRHSHPPPGGARKSNGHRQKSRRHTTSTRSSDLATDSVHMTTQFQTPLAGGVGTAARCTCKAVAAQPPEKKDKHRYQYGNHCRYYGYHGFYGVGWEGRIGPQEDLRLRLLEADWFRDKKVLDVGCGAGHLTLGVARSFNPAHILGVELDGRLVHAAKQNIRHFLSHDLVEEETKRRGSTVSLFSPRTEGVRKELKKDQKQEGEEDEAFRLLSFPLSLRVSRGPLAAPPLLLAASTASCRFPNNISFIQGDYVSEQEFWPGRGQYDVIMCLGVTKWVQLQAGDVGVVRLFRRAYHSLSPSGLFILEPQPWQQYGHSKKASATTYRHYRSLQLRPEQFTSYLMDNVGFSSYRLLTHTGKQQPIYLFHKSPAHKDAGGAA
- the LOC131125055 gene encoding voltage-gated potassium channel subunit beta-2-like isoform X2; amino-acid sequence: MFVGRTSVAGPAVGSCTGGKGARFSVEELYGFTKKPKVTRGHCGKADKADSKKETKEKGESVLASHILEAARRVMEQRRLEIYLKECDVTMEESGMAYRNLGKSGLRVSCLGLGTWVTFGSQISDEMAESVMTLAYDNGINLFDTAEVYASGRAETTLGNILKKKGWRRSSYVVTTKIYWGGHAETERGLSRKHIIEGLRGSLARLQLEYVDIVFANRSDINAPMEEIVRAMTFVIDQGMAMYWGTSRWNAVEIMEAYSIARQFNLVPPVCEQAEYHYFQREKVELHLPELYHKIGVGAMTWSPLACGILTGKYNNGVPERSRAAMKAYTWLKERLYSDEGKQQLRKVKELHLLADRLNCTPAQLAIAWCLRSQGISSVLLGVSNTEQLLENINSIKVLLQLTPPLVTEIDTLLGNKPQKLKKEVSC
- the trappc1 gene encoding trafficking protein particle complex subunit 1 isoform X1, producing the protein MIGPRGVTMTVHNLYIFDRNGKCLFYNEWNRRKQAGISKEEEFKLMYGMLFSIRSFVTKMSPMDSKEGFLSFQTSRYRLHYFETPSGLKFVMNTDLAVNNARDALQHIYSNLYVENIVKNPTCVLGDSLDSDLFSTRLDAFIRALPYYSPRAI
- the LOC131125055 gene encoding voltage-gated potassium channel subunit beta-2-like isoform X1; this translates as MFVGRTSVAGPAVGSCTGGKGARFSVEELYGFTKKPKVTRGHCGKADKADSKKETKEKGESVLASHILEAARRVMEQRRLEIYLKECDVTMEESGMAYRNLGKSGLRVSCLGLGTWVTFGSQISDEMAESVMTLAYDNGINLFDTAEVYASGRAETTLGNILKKKGWRRSSYVVTTKIYWGGHAETERGLSRKHIIEGSNWNMLTSSLPTGATSTHPWRVRAHVASKDTVLILQCKYTHMCVYVCVCVCVCTEIVRAMTFVIDQGMAMYWGTSRWNAVEIMEAYSIARQFNLVPPVCEQAEYHYFQREKVELHLPELYHKIGVGAMTWSPLACGILTGKYNNGVPERSRAAMKAYTWLKERLYSDEGKQQLRKVKELHLLADRLNCTPAQLAIAWCLRSQGISSVLLGVSNTEQLLENINSIKVLLQLTPPLVTEIDTLLGNKPQKLKKEVSC
- the trappc1 gene encoding trafficking protein particle complex subunit 1 isoform X2; protein product: MTVHNLYIFDRNGKCLFYNEWNRRKQAGISKEEEFKLMYGMLFSIRSFVTKMSPMDSKEGFLSFQTSRYRLHYFETPSGLKFVMNTDLAVNNARDALQHIYSNLYVENIVKNPTCVLGDSLDSDLFSTRLDAFIRALPYYSPRAI